The Daphnia pulicaria isolate SC F1-1A chromosome 12, SC_F0-13Bv2, whole genome shotgun sequence genome contains a region encoding:
- the LOC124316155 gene encoding interaptin-like isoform X1: MVPIKCILTILLAVCCQCKSFNLGASSSSWAKLKISPDTFSSMKYGNFLIEIYEHANNNQKSSDSQKKYFYSPIALLDHSSAVSIYNRFTKQPEMRFRIEMWNDKVENEVVKYLNKIVGQEIQPDNVRVLHLDKVILTSKRASTEEYFLSPEWTNYDKSKTLWFSLLCYDQKVCDELANEMRSNPKHLDHFKLLYSLSSQTSQTKQTTISIDSVTSGQMVSTLLQKFGDKKEIFLTANDEKKMLAETATNIRMDTFDDSEVGSPDTEFQISNILKDLLVTSKTTIKDQSDKMWDSVFWNEENYRPDKTTKTLNEILNKLDRETQKKLADMFQKVEKQSVILGKLTSNSKANRREEQHRNVNVNEKWKFAKNNSDEENKNVENKERIQHNFNANSWADVDRISSTISEKMANESDGSSQVEITKEDVEKLLQESKNHVEWDGEKFVPKPMQLSKINLGKFRDSQSFQDRNIRVRYTTAELSAPIKIMEHAELTVVNEWNNLKEELKATTELLSRTVNNLNITNTELRNAKSDLTNELEGTRQELEKTQNDLEETRVYVNNLSIKLNETKQELVKTRADFLITVDDLSAKLNATKKELAETKITTGKLSTEFKTNSDRLGKELRIAEENLKKDLRATSNNLETTKTILASTRTELNSTKSAVADLATKSNVQTSEIVDIGKMPTSCADLQQIGHKLSGFFSVKGSKKMEMIYCNFNANQNDKQKWIGYADVKSASVHFYVQRESSFYPQKTPIPFDLARVNEGNTMNLTSGIFTAPRPGIYYFSFTGVARLESSSYANFYSRLYLNGNIIGSSNVHENKGPVDQWSPLTLQSTLNLKKGDRVWMQISYSSSSSFMYDNIDHRTHFTGFMLDEEIVASL; encoded by the exons ATGGTCCCAATCAAATGTATCCTCACCATTCTTTTGGCCGTTTGCTGTCAGTGTAAATCATTTAACCTTggagcttcttcttcctcttgggCGAAACTAAAAATCTCGCCGGACACGTTCAGTTCTATGAAGTACGGCAATTTTCTCATTGAAATTTATGAACACgccaataataatcaaaaatcaTCTGACAgccagaaaaaatatttctactccCCCATTGCGTTATTGGACCACTCAAGTGCCGTTAGCATTTACAACAGATTTACGAAACAGCCAGAGATGAGATTCCGCATTGAAATGTGGAACgacaaagttgaaaatgaagtcgtgaaatatttaaacaaaatcgtCGGTCAAGAAATACAACCCGATAATGTGAGAGTCCTCCACTTGGATAAGGTCATTCTCACCAGTAAAAGAGCCAGTACGGAGGAATATTTTCTATCGCCAGAGTGGACGAATTATGACAAGAGCAAAACCCTTTGGTTTTCTCTGTTGTGTTATGACCAGAAAGTCTGCGACGAACTGGCCAATGAAATGCGGTCCAATCCCAAACATTTAGATCATTTCAAACTCCTGTACAGTTTGTCATCGCAGACGTCGCAAACCAAACAGACGACCATCAGCATCGACAGCGTCACTTCCGGTCAAATGGTCTcgactcttttacaaaaattcggagacaaaaaagaaatttttctgacggccaacgacgagaagaaaatgttggcgGAAACGGCCACCAACATTCGAATGGACACATTTGACGACTCCGAGGTCGGGTCGCCTGACACGgagtttcaaatttcaaatattttaaaggaTCTGCTGGTCACGTCCAAGACAACcatcaaagatcaaagcgaCAAAATGTGGGACTCTGTTTTCTGGAATGAGGAAAATTATCGGCCGGACAAGACGACGAAAACTTTAAATGAAATCCTCAACAAACTTGACAGAGaaactcaaaagaaattggCGGATATGTTTCAAAAAGTGGAGAAGCAATCGGTAATATTAGGAAAATTAACTTCGAATAGTAAAGCGAACAGACGAGAAGAACAACATCGTAATGTCAATGTCAATGAGAAATGGAAATTTGCAAAAAACAACTcggatgaagaaaataaaaatgtagaaaataaagaaagaatccaacacaatttcaatgcaaATAGTTGGGCCGACGTGGACAGAATCAGTTCAACAATTTCAGAGAAAATGGCAAACGAATCTGATGGTTCCAGCCAGGTCGAAATTACGAAAGAAGAcgttgaaaaattattacaagAAAGTAAAAATCACGTCGAATGGGACGGAGAGAAATTCGTGCCCAAACCGATGCAACTGAGCAAAATCAATTTGGGAAAATTTCGCGACTCTCAATCGTTTCAGGATCGTAACATCCGGGTCCGTTACACGACCGCCGAACTGTCTGCGCCGATAAAAATTATGGAACACGCAGAATTGACTGTCGTTAACGAATGGAACAATTTAAAGGAGGAACTCAAag CCACTACTGAGCTCTTAAGCAGAACTGTGAACAATTTGAATATAACGAATACCGAACTAAGAAACGCGAAGAGCGATTTAACTAATGAATTAGAAG GGACTAGACAAGAGTTGGAGAAAACCCAAAACGACTTGGAGGAAACGAGGGTTTATGTCAATAATCTATCGATAAAGTTAAATG AGACCAAGCAGGAGTTGGTGAAAACGAGAGCAGATTTTCTCATAACCGTCGATGATTTATCTGCAAAAttaaacg cGACTAAAAAAGAATTGGCGGAAACGAAAATCACAACCGGGAAATTATCAACTgaattcaaaa CGAATTCGGATCGATTAGGTAAAGAACTAAGAATTgctgaagaaaatttgaaaaaggatCTGagag CAACTTCAAATAATTTGGAaaccacaaaaacaattttggccTCAACGAGAACGGAATTGAACAGCACAAAGTCCGCCGTTGCGGATTTGGCGACCAAATCAAATG tCCAAACGAGTGAAATAGTCGACATTGGTAAAATGCCAACCTCGTGTGCGGATCTGCAGCAAATTGGACATAAACTGAGCGGATTCTTTTCTGTCAAAGGatcaaagaagatggaaatgatttactgcaactttaatgccaatcaaaatg acaaacaaaaatggatcggatacgccgacgtcaaatcggcgtccgtccatttctacgtccagagagAATCTTCATTTTACCCACAAAAAACTCCAATTCCGTTCGATTTGGCGCGAGTGAACGAGGGGAATACCATGAATTTGACTTCGGGGATATTCACGGCACCtcgaccgggaatttattatttctctttcacgGGAGTGGCGCGTCTTGAATCTTCATCTTATGCTAATTTTTATTCTcgtctttatttgaacgggaatATAATCGGGTCGAGTAATGTTCACGAGAATAAAGGCCCCGTTGATCAATGGAGTCCGTTGACcctccagtcgacgctgaacCTAAAAAAAGGCGATCGAGTCTGGATGCAGATTTCTTATTCTAGTTCATCCTCATTTATGTATGACAACATTGATCACCGgacccatttcacgggtttcatgcTGGACGAGGAAATTGTGGCGTCCCTTTGA